One window of the Emcibacter sp. genome contains the following:
- a CDS encoding PAS domain-containing protein, with product MVSKFIIDFTTDDLTSDYQNKFYKYWQEIRGDRAMPARRDFNPLHVPDALGNLMLVDVFRNPLEFKIRLIGTNITETTGEDNTGKSAESFDNTHHILERFSWLLESKKPYVTMGEFVWSARDRREYSAIVLPFSENDEDVSIIFCCLHIYKPE from the coding sequence ATGGTGAGTAAATTCATTATTGACTTTACGACCGATGACCTGACCAGTGACTACCAAAATAAATTTTATAAATACTGGCAGGAAATCAGGGGTGACAGAGCAATGCCGGCACGCAGGGATTTCAATCCCTTGCATGTACCGGATGCTTTGGGCAACCTGATGCTGGTCGATGTCTTCCGCAATCCGCTGGAATTTAAAATAAGGCTTATCGGCACAAATATCACCGAGACAACCGGCGAAGACAATACCGGAAAGTCTGCGGAAAGCTTTGACAATACCCACCACATACTTGAGAGATTTAGCTGGCTTCTGGAAAGCAAAAAGCCCTATGTGACGATGGGGGAGTTTGTCTGGTCGGCCCGCGATCGCCGGGAATATTCCGCCATCGTCCTTCCCTTCTCGGAAAATGACGAGGATGTCTCGATCATTTTCTGCTGCCTCCATATATACAAACCGGAATAG
- the rlmB gene encoding 23S rRNA (guanosine(2251)-2'-O)-methyltransferase RlmB, with amino-acid sequence MSRKTRPNKSRQTGNAQPQAHDNRLVTGARDRRPSSGNTSGGGGLWLFGRHPVTAALANRERQKHRLIVSRKSADQYREELAALLENLPSLQPELVGPEDFEKLLPEGSLHQGIALKCAPLPGRHLEDSCEIAPEGKNLVLVLDQVTDPHNVGAIIRSAAAFGAKAIVTPDRNAPPESGTLAKSASGCLELIPWVRVTNLSRALDQLAEMGYWRLGLDGYAETMVQDADFGDNIVLVLGAEGKGLRKGTRDHCDALVKLPISDRVESLNVSNAAAVALYELSRN; translated from the coding sequence ATGAGCAGAAAAACCAGACCAAACAAAAGCCGCCAGACCGGTAACGCACAGCCGCAGGCTCACGACAACCGGCTTGTCACCGGCGCCCGCGACAGAAGACCGTCTTCCGGAAACACTTCCGGAGGGGGCGGCTTGTGGCTCTTTGGTCGCCATCCCGTAACAGCAGCCCTGGCCAATCGGGAACGGCAGAAACATCGCCTTATTGTCTCCCGGAAAAGTGCTGATCAGTATCGGGAGGAACTTGCCGCCCTGCTGGAAAACCTCCCCTCCCTTCAGCCCGAACTTGTGGGACCGGAAGATTTTGAAAAACTGCTGCCTGAGGGAAGCCTGCACCAGGGCATCGCCCTGAAATGCGCCCCCCTGCCCGGCCGGCATCTGGAAGACAGCTGCGAAATCGCTCCTGAAGGAAAGAATCTGGTGCTGGTGCTGGACCAGGTGACCGACCCCCATAATGTGGGTGCCATCATCCGGTCTGCCGCCGCCTTTGGCGCCAAGGCCATTGTTACCCCGGATCGCAATGCACCGCCGGAATCCGGCACGCTGGCGAAATCCGCCTCCGGCTGTCTGGAACTGATCCCCTGGGTCCGGGTGACAAACCTGTCCCGCGCCCTCGACCAGCTGGCGGAAATGGGCTACTGGCGCCTTGGTCTGGACGGTTATGCCGAAACAATGGTGCAGGATGCCGATTTCGGCGATAATATTGTCCTGGTGCTGGGTGCCGAGGGCAAGGGACTGAGAAAAGGCACCCGCGACCATTGCGACGCGCTGGTCAAGCTGCCCATCAGCGACCGGGTCGAAAGCCTGAATGTGTCCAACGCCGCCGCGGTGGCGTTATACGAATTGTCACGTAACTAG
- the rplA gene encoding 50S ribosomal protein L1, whose product MARISKRVKAIREGLNTDALLTVEDAVKLVKEKATAKFDETLEMAVRLGVDPRHADQMVRGMVSLPNGTGKDVRVAVFARGDKADAAKAAGADLVGAEDLMEAIQGGEMNFDRCIATPDMMAIVGRLGKVLGPRGLMPNPKLGTVTQDVEAAVKAAKGGQVEFRVEKAGIVHAGFGKASFDESALIENAKALLDALLKAKPTGAKGSYLKAISMSSTMGPGVKVDVAAVSGD is encoded by the coding sequence ATGGCGCGTATTTCCAAACGTGTTAAGGCCATCCGTGAAGGTCTGAATACAGACGCTCTCCTGACTGTTGAAGATGCTGTGAAGCTGGTCAAGGAAAAAGCAACTGCGAAATTTGACGAAACTCTTGAGATGGCTGTGCGTCTGGGTGTTGACCCGCGTCACGCTGACCAGATGGTTCGTGGAATGGTCTCCCTGCCCAACGGGACGGGTAAAGACGTTCGTGTGGCTGTGTTTGCCCGCGGTGACAAGGCTGACGCCGCCAAGGCTGCCGGTGCCGACCTGGTTGGTGCCGAGGATCTGATGGAGGCGATTCAGGGCGGCGAAATGAATTTCGACCGTTGTATTGCCACACCGGACATGATGGCAATCGTTGGCCGTCTTGGTAAGGTGCTCGGTCCTCGCGGTCTTATGCCAAACCCTAAACTGGGTACGGTTACCCAGGATGTGGAAGCTGCCGTTAAGGCGGCCAAGGGTGGCCAGGTTGAATTCCGTGTCGAAAAAGCCGGTATTGTTCATGCCGGTTTCGGTAAGGCAAGTTTTGACGAAAGTGCTCTGATCGAAAATGCCAAGGCATTGCTTGATGCGCTTTTGAAAGCCAAACCGACCGGAGCAAAGGGTTCATACCTCAAAGCTATTTCCATGAGCTCCACGATGGGTCCTGGTGTGAAGGTTGATGTGGCCGCTGTTTCCGGCGACTGA
- a CDS encoding TraR/DksA family transcriptional regulator, producing the protein MDMDACRKKLLGMKKNLEELIVLSEESKAPVELDQSKVGRLSRMDALQAQAMSKEVSRRRVQELRRIQSALDRMDTDEFGYCVTCGEEIEAKRLALDPSVPQCQNCAR; encoded by the coding sequence ATGGATATGGATGCCTGTCGTAAAAAACTTCTGGGTATGAAGAAAAACCTCGAAGAACTTATCGTACTGTCAGAAGAAAGCAAGGCCCCTGTCGAACTGGATCAAAGCAAGGTCGGTCGATTGTCGCGCATGGATGCCCTGCAGGCCCAGGCCATGTCAAAGGAAGTGAGCCGTCGGCGGGTTCAGGAACTGCGCCGGATCCAGTCCGCCCTGGACAGGATGGATACAGATGAGTTCGGTTATTGTGTGACCTGCGGCGAGGAAATCGAGGCGAAGAGGCTGGCGCTGGATCCTTCCGTTCCCCAGTGCCAGAACTGCGCCCGATGA
- a CDS encoding multicopper oxidase domain-containing protein, producing MKMLHALALFGVLTGFSVAQAEVIEYSIDIAERTVNFTGREVTALTVGGGIPGPTIEVREGDILRVTFTNKMDVESSIHWHGVLLPNDQDGVPYLTTQPIAAHSSFTYEYPVIHSGTYWYHSHTGLQEQRGVYGSIVFHPKKENRDYDQDLVMVLSDWTDENPNQVMRNLKRDGDYYALKKDSVQSWDRVLEHGWQAVKNRMDGSLSRMGPMDISDVGYDLFLINGKRVSEHQVKPGEKVRLRIINAAASSYFNVEFAGGPMTVIAADGVDVKPFRVTRLRTAIAETWDVIVEVPDGGAYEFRATSEDGTGYASSFLGKGQKVAAPDVPKPNPYLMSHGDHGAMSHGDMDHGQMDHSQMDHGSMEMAEPVISYLTDYSPLEGLEDTTLKNTGPMREVNLSLTGNMEDYVWSFDNKVLSAADRILIRKGERVRFILKNETMMHHPIHLHGHFFRVLNGKGDKSPMKHTVNVPPMATVVIEFDANEEKDWFFHCHNLYHMKSGMSRVVSYEDSSRMTEEILRKISGDRHWYSFADLSAQSYVASGKVWTRDSYNMVSAMIEADYDSAYEGEVAYSRTINRFLKLYAGGWFEREEEDGTWHDRNVAMAGVRYVLPLLIEADLRVDSKGHVRFGLESELQLTSRLSFEWNWNTDDEWETVLEYEISKRFSLVGGHMSRFGTGGGVLVKF from the coding sequence ATGAAGATGTTGCATGCGCTGGCGTTGTTCGGCGTTTTAACGGGTTTCTCTGTCGCGCAGGCAGAGGTTATTGAATATTCCATAGATATAGCAGAAAGAACCGTCAATTTTACCGGCAGGGAGGTTACGGCCCTGACCGTTGGCGGCGGCATTCCCGGCCCGACCATTGAGGTCCGGGAAGGGGATATCCTGCGTGTCACCTTTACCAATAAAATGGACGTGGAAAGCTCCATTCACTGGCACGGCGTGCTGTTGCCCAACGACCAGGATGGCGTGCCTTACCTCACCACCCAGCCGATTGCAGCGCACAGCAGCTTTACCTATGAATATCCGGTCATTCACAGCGGCACCTACTGGTATCATTCCCATACCGGTCTGCAGGAACAGCGCGGGGTTTACGGCTCCATTGTCTTTCATCCGAAAAAGGAAAATCGGGACTATGACCAGGATCTGGTGATGGTTCTGTCTGACTGGACAGATGAAAATCCAAACCAGGTCATGCGAAACCTGAAGCGGGACGGGGACTATTATGCGCTGAAAAAAGACAGTGTGCAGTCCTGGGACCGGGTGCTGGAACATGGCTGGCAGGCCGTGAAAAACCGCATGGACGGCAGTCTCAGCCGCATGGGACCGATGGATATTTCCGATGTCGGTTATGATCTGTTCCTGATAAACGGCAAACGGGTCTCGGAACATCAGGTGAAACCCGGTGAAAAAGTCAGGTTGCGGATCATCAATGCAGCGGCTTCCAGTTATTTCAATGTGGAATTCGCCGGCGGTCCGATGACGGTAATCGCGGCAGACGGGGTGGATGTGAAGCCGTTCCGGGTCACGCGCCTGCGCACGGCCATTGCCGAAACCTGGGATGTTATTGTGGAGGTGCCGGATGGCGGCGCCTACGAATTCCGGGCCACGTCGGAAGACGGCACCGGATATGCCTCCAGCTTCCTTGGTAAGGGACAAAAGGTTGCGGCGCCGGACGTGCCCAAACCCAATCCCTATCTGATGTCACACGGGGATCATGGTGCCATGAGCCATGGGGATATGGATCACGGCCAGATGGATCACTCCCAAATGGACCATGGTTCAATGGAAATGGCGGAACCTGTTATAAGCTACCTGACCGACTACAGCCCCCTGGAAGGACTGGAGGATACAACTCTAAAGAATACCGGGCCGATGCGGGAAGTTAATCTGTCCCTGACCGGCAATATGGAGGATTATGTCTGGTCTTTTGACAACAAGGTTCTCTCCGCTGCCGACCGGATCTTGATCCGAAAAGGCGAGCGTGTTCGTTTTATCCTGAAGAATGAAACCATGATGCATCATCCCATTCATTTGCACGGGCATTTTTTCCGGGTCCTGAACGGCAAGGGGGACAAGAGTCCCATGAAGCACACTGTCAATGTGCCGCCCATGGCCACGGTGGTGATCGAGTTTGACGCCAATGAGGAAAAGGACTGGTTTTTCCATTGCCATAACCTCTATCACATGAAGTCGGGCATGTCCCGGGTTGTCAGTTACGAAGACAGCAGCCGGATGACTGAAGAAATACTGCGGAAAATCTCCGGGGATCGTCACTGGTACAGCTTTGCCGATCTGTCTGCCCAGAGTTATGTAGCCTCGGGTAAAGTCTGGACCCGGGACAGTTACAACATGGTTTCTGCGATGATCGAGGCGGATTATGACAGCGCCTATGAGGGCGAGGTCGCCTATAGCAGAACCATTAACAGGTTTCTGAAGCTCTATGCCGGCGGCTGGTTCGAGCGCGAGGAAGAGGACGGGACCTGGCATGACCGTAATGTGGCCATGGCCGGTGTTCGATATGTCCTGCCGCTCCTGATCGAAGCGGACCTCAGGGTTGACAGCAAAGGGCATGTGCGGTTCGGGCTGGAAAGTGAACTTCAACTTACCTCCAGGCTGTCATTCGAGTGGAACTGGAATACCGACGATGAATGGGAGACTGTGCTGGAATATGAAATCAGCAAACGCTTCTCTCTGGTTGGCGGGCATATGTCCCGTTTCGGTACGGGCGGGGGAGTGCTGGTCAAATTCTAG
- a CDS encoding phospholipase A — protein sequence MVFGVIRFGRLFYLCFLFLVLGSVSAFADIEKILITPDQPVLRGQETSVTLLLMNNSSDRQEVTIERKVKVYLEYGLNRVEGVLELSGGQDGEVISLEPGNFRKMNYILMVPLDIRPGPLKIIPVDGSANNPFLMVGTEINDRKETQQADVDDDPDKEEEYVVLGPEDIQELKEEKGLFFDNLAPYEPAYILFGGGDTNSKFQISFKYRIFGSDRNELPVNRSWIEGLHFSYTQLNFWDLAAASKPFADTNFKPEFFYLWEDVGNGLFSDNSRVNLQFGFMHESNGRDGENSRSINAFYIHPALTYEYENGYTLGLSARFQAYVGDLSDNPDIIDYRGHSSLVAKFGKLEDFQISAALRGNFETGKGLLMLDFTYPLNKLFINHPDLYFQTQLITGYGEKMLEYDRKETRLRFGIGITR from the coding sequence ATGGTGTTTGGGGTAATTAGGTTCGGGAGACTGTTTTATCTGTGTTTTCTGTTCCTGGTGCTGGGGAGCGTATCTGCTTTTGCGGATATTGAAAAAATCCTGATCACCCCTGACCAGCCCGTCTTAAGGGGGCAGGAAACCTCTGTCACACTGCTGTTGATGAATAATTCCTCCGATCGTCAGGAGGTGACGATTGAACGTAAGGTCAAGGTTTATCTGGAATACGGTCTGAATCGTGTGGAGGGGGTGCTGGAACTGTCTGGTGGTCAGGATGGCGAGGTGATCAGTCTTGAGCCCGGCAACTTCCGTAAAATGAACTACATATTGATGGTTCCCCTCGATATCCGCCCCGGGCCTTTGAAGATTATTCCTGTCGACGGCTCGGCAAACAATCCGTTTCTGATGGTCGGCACTGAAATAAACGATCGGAAGGAAACGCAACAGGCCGATGTTGATGACGACCCGGATAAGGAGGAGGAATATGTGGTTCTCGGCCCCGAAGATATCCAGGAGTTGAAGGAGGAAAAGGGGTTGTTCTTTGATAATCTGGCGCCGTACGAACCGGCATATATCCTGTTCGGGGGAGGCGACACCAATTCAAAATTCCAGATCAGTTTCAAATACCGCATCTTCGGTTCCGACCGCAATGAGTTGCCGGTTAACCGGTCGTGGATCGAAGGTCTTCACTTTTCCTATACGCAGCTTAATTTCTGGGATCTGGCGGCTGCATCAAAACCCTTTGCAGATACTAACTTCAAGCCCGAATTTTTCTATCTGTGGGAGGACGTCGGCAATGGACTTTTCTCTGATAATTCCAGAGTGAATCTTCAGTTTGGTTTTATGCATGAATCAAATGGACGCGACGGTGAGAATTCGCGAAGTATAAATGCTTTTTACATACATCCAGCCCTAACCTATGAGTATGAAAATGGCTATACTCTTGGTTTGTCAGCCAGGTTCCAGGCCTATGTGGGGGATCTGTCGGACAATCCGGATATAATCGATTACCGGGGCCATTCCAGTCTGGTGGCCAAATTCGGGAAACTTGAAGATTTCCAGATTTCAGCGGCGCTCCGGGGGAATTTCGAGACCGGCAAGGGGCTGTTGATGCTGGATTTCACCTATCCGCTGAACAAGCTTTTTATCAATCATCCTGATCTCTATTTTCAGACCCAGCTGATTACCGGCTACGGGGAGAAAATGCTGGAATATGACCGCAAGGAAACGCGCCTTCGTTTCGGCATCGGTATTACCCGTTAG
- the nusG gene encoding transcription termination/antitermination protein NusG, with translation MSSRAKWYIIQAYSGFEKKVAQSVTDQAVQQGLDSLIEQVIVPTEEIVEVKRGQKVTSERKFFPGYVLAKMIMNDQTYHLIKNTPKVSGFLGSGGKPSPITEKEAERILHQVEEGVERPRPSISYEIGEEVKVIDGPFTSFTGIVEDVDEEKSRVKVSVSIFGRATPVELEYAQVEKG, from the coding sequence ATGTCGTCTCGTGCAAAATGGTACATTATTCAGGCCTATTCCGGTTTTGAAAAAAAGGTTGCCCAGAGTGTGACCGATCAGGCCGTTCAGCAGGGGCTTGATTCCCTGATCGAGCAGGTCATTGTGCCGACAGAAGAAATTGTTGAAGTCAAGCGTGGTCAGAAAGTGACCTCCGAACGCAAGTTTTTCCCGGGTTACGTCCTGGCTAAAATGATCATGAATGACCAGACCTATCATCTGATCAAGAACACCCCAAAGGTTTCCGGATTCCTGGGGTCCGGCGGCAAGCCATCGCCGATTACCGAAAAGGAAGCGGAGCGCATTCTGCATCAGGTTGAAGAGGGGGTTGAGCGTCCGCGTCCGTCCATCTCTTATGAAATCGGTGAAGAGGTCAAGGTTATCGACGGACCGTTCACTTCCTTCACAGGTATTGTTGAGGACGTGGATGAAGAAAAGTCCCGGGTCAAGGTTTCTGTTTCCATTTTCGGTCGCGCAACCCCGGTGGAACTGGAATATGCGCAGGTCGAAAAGGGCTAG
- the rplK gene encoding 50S ribosomal protein L11, which produces MAKKIQGYIKLQIPAGAANPSPPIGTALGQRGVNIMEFCKAFNAATGEMEKGMPIPTIITVFQDKSFTFVTKAPPASFLIMKAAGLKKGSSTPGRASAGTISLDKVREIADFKMQDLNANSIEAAMEIIKGTARSMGMKVEG; this is translated from the coding sequence ATGGCGAAGAAAATTCAAGGTTATATCAAGTTGCAGATCCCTGCCGGAGCTGCAAATCCGTCACCGCCAATCGGTACTGCACTCGGTCAGCGCGGTGTGAATATTATGGAATTCTGTAAGGCTTTTAATGCCGCGACAGGCGAGATGGAAAAAGGGATGCCGATCCCGACCATCATCACCGTGTTCCAGGATAAAAGTTTTACATTTGTGACCAAGGCGCCGCCGGCATCATTCCTTATTATGAAAGCGGCCGGTCTGAAAAAGGGATCCTCCACTCCCGGTCGTGCGTCTGCAGGAACTATTTCTCTGGACAAGGTTCGTGAAATTGCCGATTTCAAGATGCAGGACCTGAACGCCAATTCGATTGAAGCGGCTATGGAAATCATCAAAGGTACCGCCCGTTCTATGGGCATGAAGGTGGAGGGTTAA
- the tuf gene encoding elongation factor Tu, which yields MSKEKFERNKPHCNVGTIGHVDHGKTTLTAAITKVLAEAGHGKAVDFANIDKAPEERERGITISTAHVEYETDNRHYAHVDCPGHADYVKNMITGAAQMDGAILVVNAADGPMPQTREHILLARQVGVPALVVFLNKVDQVDDEELLELVEMEVRELLTEYDFPGDDIPIIAGSALAALEGRDDEIGKNKILELMQAVDDYIPQPDRPKDQPFLMPIEDVFSISGRGTVVTGRIERGIVKVGEEVEIVGIRDTQKTTVTGVEMFRKLLDSGEAGDNVGALLRGVGREDVERGQVLAKPGTITPHTKFKAEAYILTKEEGGRHTPFFTNYRPQFYFRTTDVTGVVTLPEGTEMVMPGDNIAVDVELIAPIAMDEGLRFAIREGGRTVGAGVVAKVIE from the coding sequence ATGTCAAAAGAAAAGTTTGAACGCAATAAGCCGCATTGTAACGTTGGTACCATTGGTCACGTTGACCATGGCAAGACGACCTTGACTGCGGCGATCACGAAGGTTCTTGCTGAAGCCGGTCACGGCAAGGCAGTTGATTTCGCGAACATCGACAAGGCTCCTGAAGAGCGCGAGCGTGGTATCACGATTTCGACGGCTCACGTTGAGTATGAAACAGACAACCGTCACTATGCGCACGTTGACTGTCCTGGCCATGCTGACTATGTGAAGAACATGATCACCGGTGCGGCGCAGATGGACGGCGCTATTCTGGTTGTGAACGCTGCTGACGGCCCGATGCCTCAGACCCGCGAGCACATTCTTCTTGCCCGTCAGGTTGGTGTTCCTGCGCTGGTTGTGTTCCTGAACAAGGTTGACCAGGTTGACGACGAAGAGCTTCTCGAGCTTGTCGAGATGGAAGTTCGCGAGCTTCTGACCGAATATGATTTCCCGGGCGACGATATTCCGATCATTGCCGGTTCTGCTCTTGCGGCTCTTGAAGGCCGTGATGACGAGATTGGCAAGAACAAGATCCTTGAACTGATGCAGGCTGTTGACGACTATATTCCTCAGCCGGACCGTCCGAAGGATCAGCCGTTCCTGATGCCGATCGAGGATGTGTTCTCTATTTCCGGTCGTGGTACAGTTGTGACCGGCCGTATCGAGCGCGGTATTGTGAAGGTTGGCGAGGAAGTCGAGATTGTCGGTATCCGCGACACCCAGAAGACAACTGTGACCGGCGTTGAAATGTTCCGCAAGCTGCTTGACAGCGGTGAAGCCGGTGACAACGTTGGCGCGCTGCTGCGCGGTGTTGGTCGTGAAGATGTTGAGCGTGGCCAGGTTCTGGCCAAGCCGGGCACCATTACACCGCACACCAAGTTCAAGGCTGAAGCCTACATCCTGACCAAGGAAGAGGGCGGTCGTCATACACCGTTCTTCACCAACTACCGTCCGCAGTTTTACTTCCGTACAACTGACGTGACCGGTGTTGTGACCCTTCCGGAAGGTACGGAAATGGTTATGCCTGGTGACAATATTGCGGTTGATGTCGAGCTGATCGCTCCGATCGCCATGGACGAAGGTCTGCGTTTCGCCATCCGTGAAGGCGGTCGTACCGTCGGTGCCGGCGTCGTTGCCAAAGTTATCGAATAA
- the secE gene encoding preprotein translocase subunit SecE: MSKTSPAEFVRQVRQEVSKVSWPTRKETTITTVMVFIMAFIMAVFFFLVDLGLSNIVSLILGLGG; encoded by the coding sequence ATGTCAAAAACAAGTCCTGCAGAATTTGTCCGGCAAGTCCGGCAGGAGGTTTCCAAGGTAAGCTGGCCCACGCGGAAGGAAACCACAATAACGACAGTGATGGTCTTTATTATGGCTTTCATTATGGCAGTATTCTTTTTTCTGGTGGATTTGGGACTGTCGAACATCGTTTCACTGATTTTGGGTCTCGGAGGATAA
- the rplL gene encoding 50S ribosomal protein L7/L12, translated as MADLGKLVDELSTLTVLEAAELSKMLEEKWGVSAAAPVAVAAAGAPAGGEAAEEKTDFDVVLTAAGDKKINVIKEVRAITGLGLKEAKELVEGAPKTVKEAAPKAEAEELKAKLEAAGASVELK; from the coding sequence ATGGCTGATCTTGGAAAGCTTGTTGATGAACTCTCTACACTGACCGTTCTGGAAGCTGCAGAACTGTCTAAAATGCTCGAAGAAAAATGGGGCGTATCTGCCGCTGCTCCTGTTGCTGTTGCTGCTGCCGGTGCTCCGGCTGGTGGTGAAGCCGCAGAAGAAAAAACTGACTTTGATGTTGTTCTTACCGCTGCCGGCGATAAGAAAATCAACGTCATTAAAGAAGTCCGCGCCATCACCGGTCTTGGCCTGAAAGAAGCCAAGGAACTGGTTGAAGGTGCTCCTAAGACTGTTAAGGAAGCAGCACCGAAGGCTGAAGCTGAAGAGCTTAAAGCCAAACTGGAAGCTGCTGGCGCTTCTGTCGAGCTCAAATAG
- the rplJ gene encoding 50S ribosomal protein L10, whose translation MDRAQKKESVAFLKDVFSNSATVVVVRNNGLSVAEMTNLRNEMREAGASLKVAKNRLARLALEGSDLESVGEFLVGPTALGYSEDPVAPAKILVKFAKGNDALEVLGGAMGTTALDVNGVKALAELPSLDELRGKLVGLLQAPATKLAAITQAPAGQLARVFGAYGSQG comes from the coding sequence ATGGATAGAGCCCAAAAGAAGGAATCAGTTGCCTTCTTGAAGGATGTCTTCAGTAATTCCGCGACGGTTGTTGTTGTTCGCAACAATGGTCTGAGTGTTGCTGAGATGACAAACCTGCGGAACGAAATGCGTGAAGCAGGCGCCAGTCTTAAAGTGGCTAAAAACCGCCTTGCTCGTCTTGCTCTTGAAGGTTCCGATCTGGAATCAGTTGGTGAATTTCTGGTTGGTCCGACCGCCCTCGGTTATTCCGAAGATCCGGTAGCTCCGGCCAAAATTCTGGTAAAATTTGCCAAGGGTAACGACGCGCTCGAAGTCCTTGGTGGTGCAATGGGAACGACCGCTCTTGATGTGAATGGAGTTAAGGCTCTGGCAGAACTGCCGTCCCTTGACGAACTTCGCGGCAAGCTTGTCGGTCTTCTGCAGGCACCGGCTACCAAGCTGGCTGCTATTACCCAGGCACCTGCCGGACAACTGGCTCGTGTTTTCGGTGCTTACGGATCGCAAGGTTAA